A stretch of Comamonadaceae bacterium M7527 DNA encodes these proteins:
- a CDS encoding NAD(P)/FAD-dependent oxidoreductase, with translation MSFNRRHFLELAAGTTAALAAPAVIGRAKPRVVVIGGGAGGATAARYIAKDSKGAIDVTLIEPSRVYYTCFFSNLYLGGERTMQSLAHTYGKLASTHGINVVHDWAVGIDRDTRTITLASGYKMGYDRLILSPGIDFIAGAVEGWDTSKQNKMPHAYKGGSQTELLKAQLEAMPQGGTFAMVAPPNPYRCPPGPYERVSMVAHLLKQKNPTAKIIVADPKPKFSKEALFRDAWSRHHQGMVEWVGPDFGGKNVSVDADAMVLKIDGEAVKVDVCNVIPAMKAGRICEVAGITEGNWAPVSGHTMQSRVDDKIYVLGDATNQGDMPKSGYSANSQAKVAAMAVRAELTGSRMFPAKFSNTCWSMLGTTTVSKWVPPTRPLTRKSQKWTALSAKPVRAANCARPPSRKAWAGTTASPLTCSAKPRTQGLKA, from the coding sequence ATGAGTTTTAATCGCCGTCATTTTTTGGAATTGGCCGCCGGCACAACCGCGGCACTTGCCGCACCTGCGGTTATTGGTAGGGCAAAGCCACGCGTGGTCGTTATTGGTGGCGGCGCTGGTGGTGCCACCGCTGCGCGCTACATTGCCAAAGACTCAAAAGGCGCCATTGACGTGACGTTGATTGAGCCATCGCGTGTGTACTACACCTGCTTCTTCTCCAACCTGTATCTGGGCGGTGAGCGCACCATGCAATCGCTGGCGCACACCTACGGCAAATTGGCGTCTACGCACGGCATCAACGTGGTGCACGACTGGGCCGTTGGCATTGACCGCGACACCCGCACCATCACACTGGCAAGTGGCTACAAAATGGGCTACGACCGGTTGATCTTGTCTCCCGGTATTGACTTCATCGCAGGTGCTGTTGAAGGCTGGGACACATCCAAGCAAAACAAAATGCCGCATGCCTACAAGGGCGGCTCACAAACGGAGCTGCTGAAGGCACAACTGGAAGCTATGCCCCAAGGCGGCACTTTTGCCATGGTGGCACCACCCAACCCTTACCGCTGCCCTCCCGGCCCATACGAGCGCGTGTCCATGGTGGCGCACTTGCTCAAGCAAAAGAACCCAACAGCCAAAATCATTGTGGCCGACCCCAAGCCAAAGTTCTCCAAAGAGGCATTGTTCCGCGATGCGTGGTCACGCCACCATCAAGGCATGGTTGAGTGGGTAGGCCCAGACTTTGGCGGCAAAAACGTGTCTGTTGATGCCGACGCCATGGTGCTGAAGATAGACGGCGAGGCGGTCAAGGTTGATGTGTGTAACGTCATACCTGCCATGAAGGCTGGCCGCATCTGTGAAGTCGCCGGTATCACCGAAGGCAACTGGGCGCCAGTGAGCGGCCACACCATGCAAAGCCGCGTAGACGACAAAATCTACGTGTTGGGCGATGCTACAAACCAGGGTGATATGCCCAAGTCTGGCTACTCGGCCAACAGCCAGGCTAAGGTAGCTGCCATGGCCGTGCGCGCTGAGCTAACCGGCTCACGCATGTTCCCTGCCAAGTTCTCCAACACATGCTGGTCTATGCTGGGCACGACGACGGTGTCAAAGTGGGTGCCACCTACCAGGCCACTGACGAGAAAATCGCAAAAGTGGACGGCTTTATCAGCAAAACCGGTGAGAGCCGCGAACTGCGCAAGGCCACCTTCCAGGAAAGCCTGGGCTGGTACGACGGCATCACCTCTGACATGTTCAGCTAAGCCTCGCACCCAAGGCTTAAAGGCTTAA
- a CDS encoding YkgJ family cysteine cluster protein has protein sequence MSSLQIVVTTDDNRTFYDMPEHSICNDCGACCKHFRVSFYQGELDTFPGGCVPAELTQPVTPFLVCMNGTEKGNNNGQGRCTALQDNNRCSIYEDRPSPCREYAAYMEDGSLNPKCVQLRMHYNIGMPQPPLKAA, from the coding sequence ATGTCATCGCTACAAATAGTCGTTACCACTGACGACAACCGCACGTTTTATGACATGCCAGAGCACAGCATCTGCAACGACTGTGGCGCGTGCTGTAAACATTTTCGTGTGTCGTTTTACCAGGGTGAGCTGGATACCTTTCCGGGAGGGTGTGTGCCGGCTGAACTCACGCAGCCTGTGACCCCATTTCTGGTCTGTATGAACGGCACCGAAAAAGGCAACAACAACGGTCAGGGGCGGTGCACGGCGCTGCAAGATAACAACCGCTGCTCCATTTATGAGGACAGGCCGTCGCCATGTCGGGAGTACGCCGCCTATATGGAAGACGGCAGCCTTAACCCCAAATGTGTACAGCTGCGCATGCATTACAACATTGGCATGCCCCAGCCGCCATTAAAGGCGGCTTAG
- a CDS encoding c-type cytochrome: MKPLRSLFFIFSLAFAQSALSNEFGDAKLGQQVYAQCVACHQVGKGAQAGIGPVLNGIFGRQVGAVQGYNYSDSLLRLKHSGMRWNFDNLDAYIENPRAFASQTRMGYAGLADPKARADLLAYLRIFSDNTADIPEAAPTSTAYEVELPDDILGLKGDVAYGEYLSSECLTCHQAQGSTQGIPPITGWPEKQFVLAMHAYKQKLRTNPVMQMMAGRLADEEIAALAAYFASH; the protein is encoded by the coding sequence ATGAAGCCCCTTCGGTCGCTTTTCTTCATTTTCAGCCTCGCTTTTGCACAATCAGCCCTCAGCAATGAGTTTGGTGACGCCAAACTAGGCCAACAGGTCTACGCACAGTGCGTTGCCTGCCACCAGGTTGGTAAAGGCGCGCAAGCCGGCATAGGGCCAGTGTTGAACGGTATTTTTGGACGCCAGGTAGGCGCTGTCCAAGGCTATAACTACTCAGACAGCTTGCTGCGCTTGAAGCACAGCGGCATGCGCTGGAACTTTGACAATCTTGACGCCTACATCGAGAACCCGCGAGCGTTTGCCTCACAAACACGCATGGGCTATGCCGGCTTGGCAGACCCAAAGGCAAGGGCTGACTTGTTGGCGTATTTGCGCATCTTCTCGGACAACACAGCCGATATTCCTGAAGCCGCGCCAACCTCAACTGCTTACGAAGTTGAGCTGCCAGACGACATATTGGGGCTTAAGGGAGATGTCGCTTACGGTGAGTACCTGTCCAGCGAATGCCTGACTTGCCATCAAGCCCAAGGCAGTACCCAAGGCATACCGCCCATAACGGGCTGGCCAGAAAAGCAATTTGTGTTGGCCATGCACGCCTACAAACAAAAACTACGCACAAACCCCGTCATGCAAATGATGGCGGGACGTTTGGCGGATGAAGAGATCGCAGCCTTGGCTGCCTATTTTGCAAGCCACTAA